A part of Augochlora pura isolate Apur16 chromosome 1, APUR_v2.2.1, whole genome shotgun sequence genomic DNA contains:
- the LOC144472434 gene encoding sortilin-related receptor: protein MTECIYTRKWPFKKVSLSKMAGRTRSAFRYSAVILHLLLLTRLNNGLRFGDKATTLHILEDDSSFPGRQSLVIDRNEYLHDDASETSSSRSRREVPPTQATNNPKIVTKINALNDSHQQLMVHWVGEGSNVIICLARDSTPMMRLQLNKLYVPSNPSAVYISYDYGDTFVNKTEFFRISSDENAPYASLDKFINHPKSYNFCIFVDSTNSLLFFTRNNGETIQRLKLQFHPTEITFYEKNTRVLLALDKTDPERKLWLSNNEGRSWVSTYPYVKAFFWSPASSLIIERIGHSGSNTVLEWPDFYNSVLYSQAIIIADRALKVVITNVEDFQIRGDYRFATSRNIKNGTENLELFISYKNNSFVKAEFNTNLPRKNYHIVDVSHNTVFVTVAHSETLVNLYVSEVIDDKKALFTLSLEGILTFFPNGTWKDDRWLNEATDETFTDLYKVEGLRGIYIASQVKGTPESGTIGPEYLMSLITFDHGLTWKPIKTPDVNSEGFHMHCGEGCSLHLSQRFSYLYPATRSVSIMSSKSAPGIIMATGVIGQNLKGHPALYVSRDAGLSWKQVLKDYYFFNMGDHGGLLVAVKYFKSRGETRDLSYSVNEGESWQSYTFNEKMLKVYGLMTEPGENTTVFTMFGSDSGQHQWLIIKVDLRKVFDRNCTEEDFKYWFPTYREKEESCTLGRKEIFSRRATRANCYIGLDHTKPVRTISCQCEARDYQCEFGFIREVNPYTCIRNKSMTDYDPYAIPSTCKPGEVYSRTKGYVKISDDECVFGSSRYFEPDLIPCPIGEVPQFLLVAQREHISRIDLTEEKLEKLPVHDLKNVISIDFDMRNNCLYWADIVNDTIGRQCFNGTNAPEILVETDLSSIEGMAFDWVSNLLYFVDGVKMRIQVIRTDLSTMGRMRRTILGPNNLQKPRGIAVHPMNGYMFWTDWAPGNASVSRANLDGTEVKRLFVEPTVEWPNGITIDHIAERIYWVDARQDYIGSSDFDGKKFKKVISKNERVSHPFAVAVFKDNMYWDDWRESMIFVADKDHGVGISSIMGELTGLMDLKVFAHSIQQGTNACENHTCSHICVGAPKHSFSCLCPDGMVMIDNKCMCPEGSTPYPNSTCPRVASTCAANQFACNNDVCIPAFWHCDGDNDCGDRSDELHCPRKTCFPNYECDNGTKCISPSWFCDIDKDCRDGADELNCKYSTCTDSQFRCDGGRCISHGWVCDGENDCQDLSDEWFCKANSGEVARNTCRSDEMLCKHDNTCMPSVWKCDGESDCEDGMDEENCSSIVCESWQFTCNSFKGNHRCIYKSFVCDGDKDCPDGSDEVNCTATAVPEALPNPTMPSSPCNNWMFMCDNNKCVPYWWKCDSVDDCGDDSDEVGCGNADDILPVTTVATTEEPKVCSENRFQCLNGDCIPNAWVCDGSIDCRTAEDEQHCVAEQGFCHDGQFKCRLDGACIRIRDVCNGFEDCPDGTDEFGCSTEPHISPAATPSCYDGLFPCDEINCIPLAAYCDGKPDCVDGFDESNCWKNSSRIYQVLVMGVDERSVSSTSLLLFWWMPVPSNVTFEFLPSIANVSQTNPSPKWVNASKWIEEMTYQFTNLEPYTQYNVTVYVRVKGQPTVFPPAKYMIVNTGKGAPSEPRLLRVKQSYGTRVELHWLPPSHSNGPIIGYVGFIAPPIPPVRFFKAKTSAVIDMAFESGKTYSFWVIAKNEEYESPSSNVATLTFDGSVNIDNIEQLSVVAVTNYSITLTWKAIKIADQYRVTARPLDLAYLNSPPMQVPENTINITNLSPGVKYNIEVEAVIIEKYVGKSATITATTEGTPLPLVEDFEAHLVHQPEMAVKLHWKPPNSTEKIDWQYVVYYSRMFFELNIHEIKLLTSNLYAVVEDLDTCERYSFAVGVYGQYGSTGPLRFAHRVYTSFDPRAAPTDVRVVPSDKDNNITVFWSASCDVIDSPIAYTITVTELTLNKHFAVTLPPTNKTKMNHTFTSINYGSTYNIVIATDVKNAVQSRPIIYTATALPPPHQLLVVPEKSEYILFWQEHDLPGDLKTSEYHYEILVTEGSKKMNESEATVYKVQRPPYTYKNVKPNIIYSFAVRIVTHEGYKSHLSEVVSVISPNELALPVTISTNNILSFAIPICLLIVVLGSALAYFVVRHKKLSKTFTQFANSHYDTRRGQATFPGTTDGLEEDDSPVIRGFSDDEPLVIA from the exons ATGACTGAGTGCATATATACGCGTAAATGGCCATTTAAGAAAGTCAGTCTGAGCAAGATGGCCGGCCGGACGAGATCGGCCTTTCGTTATTCCGcggttattttacatttgctaCTATTAACAAGATTGAATAATGGACTAAGGTTTGGTGACAAAGCGACCACACTTCACATTTTGGAAGACGACAGTTCTTTCCCGGGCAGACAGTCACTTGTCATTGACCGAAATGAGTATTTGCACGACGATGCTAGCGAAACGTCATCGAGTCGAAGCCGCAGGGAAGTCCCTCCAACACAGGCGACTAATAACCCGAAGATTGTAACGAAG ATAAATGCTTTAAATGATTCTCATCAACAATTGATGGTGCATTGGGTTGGGGAGGGGtctaatgtaataatatgcCTGGCAAGAGATAGTACACCTATGATGCGTCTTCagttaaataaactttatgtGCCCAGCAATCCCAGTGCTGTCTacataagttacgattatgGAGATACATTTGTGaacaaaactgaattttttagaatttcttccgATGAAAATGCACCTTATGCATCTTtggataaatttataaatcatccAAAATCTTACAATTTC TGTATCTTTGTGGACAGTACAAATAGTTTACTTTTCTTTACACGAAATAATGGAGAAACCATTCAGAGACTCAAACTGCAATTTCATCCAactgaaattacattttatgaaAAGAACACCAGAGTGCTCCTTGCTCTTGATAAAACTGATCCAGAACGTAAA CTATGGCTGTCGAATAATGAGGGACGAAGTTGGGTATCAACTTACCCATATGTGAAAGCATTTTTCTGGTCACCCGCATCctctttaataattgaacgaatagGGCATTCTGGATCAAATACTGTCTTAGAATGGCCTGATTTTTATAACTCGGTTTTATATTCACaagcaataataatagcgGACCGAGCTTTGAAAGTTGTGATAACAAACGTTGAAGATTTTCAAATCAGAGGTGACTATAGATTTGCAACATCGAGAAACATAAAG AATGGCACAGAGAATTTGGAgctttttatatcttataagaACAACAGTTTTGTGAAGGCTGAATTTAACACAAACTTACCTCGTAAAAATTATCACATTGTTGATGTTTCACACAATACAGTCTTTGTCACAGTTGCTCACAGCGAAACTCTAGTAAACCTTTATGTATCAGAGGTTATAGATGACAAAAAGGCATTGTTTACATTATCACTTGAAGGAATTCTCACTTTCTTCCCTAATGGTACATGGAAGGACGACAGATGGTTGAA TGAAGCAACCGATGAAACATTTACTGATCTGTACAAGGTCGAGGGTCTCCGTGGTATCTACATTGCATCCCAAGTAAAAGGAACACCAGAATCAGGTACAATTGGACCAGAATATTTAATGTCACTGATAACGTTCGATCATGGATTAACGTGGAAGCCCATCAAGACACCTGATGTAAATTCTGAAGGATTTCACATGCACTGTGGTGAAGGGTGTTCATTGCACCTGAGTCAACGTTTCAGTTATCTGTACCCTGCGACTAGATCTGTATCTATTATGAGTTCAAAGTCAGCTCCTGGCATTATAATGGCTACTGGTGTAATAGGACAAAATCTGAAAGGTCATCCCGCGCTCTACGTGTCCAGGGACGCTGGTTTGTCATGGAAACAAGTCCTTAAAGACTATTATTTCTTCAACATGGGTGATCACGGCGGTTTATTGGTagctgtaaaatatttcaaatcgcGCGGTGAAACAAGGGATCTCTCTTATTCTGTTAACGAAGGTGAATCTTGGCAATCATACACGTTTAacgaaaaaatgttgaaagtgTACGGGTTAATGACTGAACCAGGAGAGAACACGACGGTATTTACGATGTTTGGTTCGGACAGTGGACAACATCAGTGGCTTATAATCAAAGTCGATTTACGAAAAGTATTTGATAGAAATTGCACAGAAGAGGACTTTAAGTACTGGTTTCCTAcatacagagaaaaagaagagtcGTGCACATTGGGACGAAAGGAAATTTTCAGTAGAAGAGCTACACGAGCAAATTGTTACATTGGCCTAGATCATACTAAACCTGTTCGAACTATTTCATGTCAATGTGAAGCCAGGGATTATCAATGCGAATTCGGGTTTATACGAGAGGTCAATCCATATACTTGTATTCGCAATAAATCTATGACCGATTACGATCCTTATGCTATACCGAGTACTTGTAAACCGGGCGAGGTTTACAGTCGGACTAAGGGCTACGTAAAGATATCTGATGACGAGTGTGTTTTTGGCTCGTCTAGGTATTTTGAACCAGATTTGATTCCATGTCCCATTGGAGAGGTCCCACAGTTTTTACTTGTTGCTCAACGGGAACACATATCACGCATCGATTTGACAGAAGAAAAACTGGAAAAGTTGCCGGTTCATGAcctgaaaaatgttatatctATCGATTTTGATATGAGAAATAACTGCTTGTATTGGGCAGACATCGTGAACGACACGATTGGTAGACAATGTTTCAATGGTACAAACGCCCCTGAAATTCTAGTAGAGACTGATCTTAGTTCCATTGAAGGAATGGCGTTCGACTGGGTGTCCAATCTGTTATACTTCGTTGATGGTGTTAAAATGAGAATTCAAGTAATCAGAACAGACTTATCTACTATGGGAAGGATGCGAAGGACTATTCTGGGACCTAATAATCTTCAAAAGCCAAGAGGTATTGCGGTTCATCCGATGAATGGGTACATGTTTTGGACTGATTGGGCCCCGGGCAATGCCTCTGTTTCGAGAGCTAATCTGGATGGAACCGAAGTAAAACGATTATTCGTTGAGCCGACTGTTGAATGGCCAAACGGTATAACGATTGATCACATAGCTGAAAGGATATATTGGGTGGACGCCAGACAGGATTATATTGGTTCGAGCGACTTTGACGGCAAAAAATTCAAGAAGGTCATATCGAAAAACGAACGAGTATCACATCCGTTTGCAGTCGCTGTGTTCAAGGATAACATGTACTGGGATGATTGGAGGGAGTCGATGATATTTGTTGCGGACAAGGATCACGGTGTAGGTATCTCCTCCATCATGGGCGAGCTAACTGGCTTGATGGATCTGAAAGTGTTCGCACACAGCATTCAACAAGGCACGAACGCTTGTGAGAACCATACCTGTTCACACATTTGCGTGGGAGCGCCAAAACACAGTTTCTCATGCCTTTGTCCGGACGGGATGGTGATGATAGACAACAAGTGCATGTGTCCGGAAGGTAGCACCCCGTATCCGAATTCTACATGCCCACGGGTAGCCAGCACATGTGCAGCTAATCAATTTGCCTGCAATAATGACGTGTGTATACCTGCATTCTGGCATTGCGATGGTGACAACGACTGTGGAGACCGTTCCGACGAGCTTCATTGTCCCCGAAAAACCTGCTTCCCGAACTACGAGTGCGACAACGGCACCAAATGCATTTCTCCATCTTGGTTCTGCGACATAGATAAGGACTGTAGGGATGGTGCGGACGAGTTGAACTGCAAGTATTCTACCTGCACGGATTCACAGTTCAGATGTGACGGTGGTAGATGTATATCACATGGATGGGTGTGCGACGGTGAAAACGACTGTCAGGACTTATCGGATGAGTGGTTTTGCAAGGCCAATTCGGGAGAGGTAGCGCGAAACACTTGTAGATCCGACGAAATGCTCTGTAAACATGATAACACGTGTATGCCAAGCGTATGGAAGTGCGATGGCGAGTCAGACTGCGAGGACGGCATGGATGAGGAGAACTGCAGTAGCATCGTCTGCGAGAGCTGGCAGTTTACCTGTAACTCGTTCAAAGGCAATCATAGATGTATCTATAAATCGTTCGTATGCGACGGGGACAAAGATTGTCCCGACGGTTCGGATGAGGTGAACTGTACTGCTACCGCTGTACCAGAGGCGCTACCAAATCCGACAATGCCCAGTAGCCCGTGCAATAATTGGATGTTCATGTGCGACAATAACAAATGCGTGCCTTACTGGTGGAAATGCGACAGCGTGGATGACTGTGGCGACGATTCTGACGAAGTTGGTTGCGGAAATGCCGACGACATACTTCCCGTCACTACGGTGGCTACCACTGAGGAACCTAAAGTGTGCAGCGAAAACAGATTTCAGTGTTTAAACGGCGATTGCATACCAAACGCTTGGGTTTGCGATGGTTCGATTGATTGCCGTACTGCAGAGGATGAACAACATTGTGTTGCAGAACAGGGTTTTTGTCATGATGGCCAATTTAAATGTCGCTTGGATGGCGCTTGCATACGCATCAGAGATGTCTGTAATGGTTTTGAAGATTGTCCTGATGGTACCGACGAATTTGGCTGCTCTACTGAACCACACATCAGTCCGGCTGCAACGCCTTCTTGTTACGACGGTTTATTCCCTTGCGACGAAATCAATTGCATCCCACTGGCTGCTTACTGTGACGGTAAGCCAGATTGTGTAGACGGCTTCGATGAAAGCAACTGCTGGAAGAATAGTTCACGCATTTACCAGGTTCTAGTAATGGGTGTCGATGAACGTTCGGTCAGTTCTACAAGTCTCCTCTTATTCTGGTGGATGCCTGTTCCATCCAACGTTACCTTTGAATTTCTGCCTTCCATCGCAAACGTATCGCAAACAAATCCGTCTCCTAAGTGGGTCAATGCTAGCAAGTGGATCGAGGAGATGACATATCAGTTCACTAATTTGGAACCCTATACCCAGTACAATGTTACTGTCTATGTTAGAGTGAAGGGTCAGCCAACTGTCTTCCCACCAGCAAAATACATGATTGTTAATACTGGGAAAGGTGCACCGTCTGAACCACGACTACTTAGGGTCAAGCAGAGTTATGGAACTCGAGTGGAATTACATTGGCTACCGCCTTCGCATTCCAATGGACCTATAATTGGATATGTTGGATTTATAGCACCACCCATACCACCCGTACGGTTCTTCAAAGCAAAAACGTCAGCGGTGATAGACATGGCGTTCGAATCAGGCAAAACCTATTCATTTTGGGTGATTGCTAAGAATGAGGAATATGAATCACCTTCTTCAAATGTGGCCACATTGACTTTCGATGGATCTGTGAACATAGATAACATTGAACAGCTTTCCGTAGTAGCGGTCACCAATTATTCTATCACATTGACTTGGAAAGCTATCAAGATTGCTGATCAATATCGGGTGACAGCAAGACCGTTGGACTTGGCATATCTAAATTCACCACCAATGCAAGTACCAGAAAATACTATCAATATTACCAACTTGTCTCCTGGCGTCAAATACAATATCGAAGTTGAAGCGGTTATTATTGAAAAGTATGTTGGGAAATCAGCCACCATAACCGCTACAACAGAAGGAACACCACTGCCATTGGTCGAAGATTTTGAAGCACACTTAGTACATCAACCCGAAATGGCGGTGAAATTACACTGGAAACCTCCTAATTCGACGGAGAAGATTGATTGGCAATATGTTGTTTATTATTCGAGAATGTTCTTTGAGCTTAATATTCACG AAATTAAGTTGCTTACATCGAATCTGTACGCGGTAGTCGAGGATCTAGATACATGTGAGAGATACAGTTTTGCGGTTGGAGTTTACGGACAGTATGGTAGTACTGGTCCTTTGAGATTTGCACATCGTGTGTATACGAGTTTCGATCCACGTGCCGCACCAACAGATGTACGCGTAGTACCGTCTGACAAGGATAATAACATAACTGTTTTTTGGTCTGCCAGTTGTGATGTAATCGATTCGCCTATCGCATATACG ATCACTGTGACTGAGTTAACGCTCAATAAACATTTCGCGGTAACACTGCCACcgacaaataaaacaaaaatgaatcacACGTTTACCTCTATAAATTATGGTAGTacgtataatatagttatagcAACGGATGTTAAAAATGCTGTGCAAAGTCGACCAATTATCTATACGGCTACTGCATTACCGCCACCTCATCAGCTACTGGTTGTTCCCGAGAAGTCGGAGTACATTCTATTTTGGCAGGAGCATGATCTACCTGGTGATTTAAAGACGTCAGAGTATCATTATGAAATTCTAGTGACGGAAGGATcgaaaaaaatgaacgaatcCGAGGCTACAGTGTACAAGGTTCAACGACCACCGTACACTTATAAGAATGTCAAgccgaatataatttatagtttcgcTGTTCGTATAGTCACCCATGAAGGTTACAAAAGTCATCTGAGTGAGGTTGTCAGCGTTATATCTCCTAATG AATTGGCGTTACCAGTAACAATAAGTACAAACAACATTTTGTCTTTTGCTATACCCATTTGTTTACTCATTGTTGTTCTGGGATCTGCCCTGGCGTACTTTGTAGTAAGACACAAGAAACTGTCAAAGACTTTTACACAATTTGCCAATAGCCATTACGACACAAGACGCGGACAAGCAACCTTCCCGGGAACTACAGATGGTTTGG AGGAGGACGATAGCCCCGTGATTCGAGGCTTTTCCGACGACGAACCATTGGTGATAGCATAA